GGTATATACCGCCTCCATAATAAACAATAAAAATTATAACGACCCTTATAAATTAACAGTAGCATATGAGGGGAAATACTATACGGCTACCGATTTGATGCCAGCCGTCCTTCCGGTTGACTCTTCTTACATTCCCCTATCAGTAAAATCAAAAGACAACGGATACCAGGTTACAATACCTAAACATATTTTTGGAGTATCGGTGGCCCAACGCTGGTTGATTATTTCAACGAACCAACGCTGGAGGCCTTCTCAATTCGATGGAAAAAACAAATACAACTATTCACATACATTCGGGGCTCCCAATGCATTAAATCCATTAAAACAGCAACAATACATAATAAATACAAGACCCGACGACAGCCTTAAAATCTATAAATTCTCCCTCTCCTACACATACAGTACCTATTTATACAACATCTTCCAGGAAACTGACTGGAGAGGAGTATTGTCCTCAACTCCTGCCAATGTAAAGGGGAACATTTCAGGAAATGCCAATGGT
This window of the Chitinophaga sancti genome carries:
- a CDS encoding DUF4249 family protein gives rise to the protein MKKLPQILVLIFFIAPFSSCQKHDANDSTPTYDLIIEGGINSLTHYQFIRISKPADLYSKPSQPVSGAKVVVNDGSKDVVFTEIPGKGVYTASIINNKNYNDPYKLTVAYEGKYYTATDLMPAVLPVDSSYIPLSVKSKDNGYQVTIPKHIFGVSVAQRWLIISTNQRWRPSQFDGKNKYNYSHTFGAPNALNPLKQQQYIINTRPDDSLKIYKFSLSYTYSTYLYNIFQETDWRGVLSSTPANVKGNISGNANGFFYAIDVDTIIRAVKDLNN